A DNA window from Desulfurella sp. contains the following coding sequences:
- a CDS encoding CoA transferase subunit A, whose product MESVGRLYGFYDPDEMRVIFKNRSKKMFNKVTTLEKCISEYLKDGDYIAAGNSAIERTPVAALMELIRQTKKNPRKNLKYGAVGGSPLPSVLAFMAGCFEECDISYGMALEALGVSKMARRCFETGKVKVTEWSNGTLAWRAKAAAMGLSFLPARSILGTDTFKYSAAKEITCPFSGKTYAAIPALYPDIVFIHVHAADIYGNSFIRGTTLVDVELAEASKKVIITTEKLVPTEFFRDDPLKTTIPFYLVDAVVEVPFGAHPGGMPYEYHMDVDFLREMLKAAENESSYNAFLEKYIYNVKDFNGFLEMTGGIEKLRKLRHKVLHLDV is encoded by the coding sequence ATGGAGAGCGTAGGAAGGTTATATGGATTTTATGATCCTGATGAAATGCGCGTTATATTTAAAAATCGCTCAAAAAAAATGTTTAATAAGGTAACTACTTTAGAGAAATGTATTTCGGAATATTTAAAAGATGGTGACTACATTGCAGCTGGTAACTCTGCAATAGAAAGAACACCTGTAGCTGCTCTTATGGAGCTTATAAGACAAACTAAGAAAAATCCAAGGAAAAATCTTAAATATGGGGCTGTTGGTGGATCTCCATTACCTTCTGTATTAGCTTTTATGGCTGGATGTTTTGAGGAATGTGATATCTCATACGGAATGGCATTAGAAGCTTTAGGCGTATCTAAGATGGCCAGAAGATGTTTTGAAACAGGAAAGGTAAAAGTTACTGAATGGTCTAATGGAACACTTGCTTGGCGAGCAAAAGCTGCAGCAATGGGTCTTTCTTTTTTACCAGCTAGATCTATTCTTGGAACAGATACTTTTAAATACAGTGCAGCGAAAGAGATCACTTGTCCTTTTAGTGGTAAAACATATGCCGCTATTCCAGCATTGTATCCAGATATAGTTTTTATACATGTTCATGCTGCAGATATTTATGGAAACAGTTTTATTAGAGGCACAACGTTAGTTGATGTTGAATTAGCTGAAGCATCAAAAAAAGTCATTATAACAACAGAGAAATTAGTACCCACAGAATTTTTCCGTGATGATCCATTAAAAACAACTATACCTTTCTATTTAGTTGATGCTGTTGTAGAAGTACCGTTTGGAGCTCATCCGGGGGGGATGCCATATGAATATCACATGGATGTTGATTTTTTGAGGGAGATGTTAAAAGCAGCAGAAAATGAAAGTTCGTATAACGCATTTTTAGAAAAGTATATTTACAATGTTAAAGATTTTAATGGTTTTTTAGAAATGACTGGCGGAATCGAAAAATTAAGAAAATTAAGACACAAAGTATTACACCTTGATGTAA